GAAAGCTCAATtacgttctttttttttctttgagcaACGCTCAATTACGTTTGATATGCTTCTAAACTCCATTGATGGGTACAAACGCTTCTCTGAGTCAAGCTCGAGATTGTGTCGGAACTCGATGTAGCCAATCACTAACACCTCGATCCGTATCAATGTCGAGATGGGGAACGGTAGTGCCTGCCCCAAGTATTTGGTATTTCATTAAGAATCTCAAACACTCAACAAAAACGCAAAATTAAGGGATTTTTCCGGCAGCGAGAGGAAGAAAAGCCGTACCTTTCCGGCGTCTTGCCAAGTAACGCCCGTGAGAAGAAAGAGGGCTGAGAGTGGGCGAATATCACCCATCGTCCGTCAATCAGCTTGCATTCTTGAATCTCTGAATTCCGAACACCTCACTATACGGCTAAAAAGGCGTCGATTTGGGGACGCCACTTTCGTACGGGTTCTGATCACGTTGCTGGCTAAGTTCTAAGCCAGATTCTGGTCTAAAGAATCTATATCGATCTGGAGATACTCTACCGGTTAGGTAAACCAAAAGGATCAAACCCAGTTTAAAGCCCCATATACTTTTTAAACGTGTTAAGAAGATGGACAGTGATATAACCTTGGAGAAGTGTCAACTGTACAGAGCAAGAATCATTAGAACATGGTCAAGTTAAGTAGGCTGAGCAGTTAATAATAGTAAGAGATATGAGATGGAAGATAAGAAAACATACCTTTTCATCAAGTAGGAGCATGTCAATCCCATGATCTCTTCTCCCTCTTTGAGATTGGTTTGGTTGCCTCCCAAAAACGACGAAGAACACCTGTCACCACCGAATGAGAAGCACGACCTGACTTCAGGTCCGAAAACATGAATGGAGAGGACTCCTTTATTGCAATCTCTGCTAGTAAGGGCGAAGTATAATGAAGAGGATGAAGCAGTGCGATTTGGAGAGGTCTTCATCACTTATTTATAGTATCAAACATTAAGGGTTTTCCAAGCGGTGGTGGGCAAGGATAATTAAACTCAACGTAGTAGGAGAGATGGTGAGAATTAATTAAGAAGCTTAATGACATGTTTCAACGAGGATTACAATCATTACATAGACGTTTGCATACAGGGCAACGGAGAAGACAAAAGGTTAAGAAAGTCAGATGGGCCAAAATTGAGCTGGAAAGAAAATAACAGAGTTTGGTTTCTATGTTTCTGTGACCTAATTTGATGGTTTcctttttgtaaacaaaaatatagGGGTCTGACTGGTAACTATCGCAGGAATATTAGGAATGAATAGACAAAGaatgaatataaataaaattttgggaaTGATGAGGAATGATGGTTTCTTAtcaaaattaacgaggaacAAATTTACATTTGTTATagaagtaatggaaaagtctatctttattcataacatagaggttccttatataggagattacaccgtcatagataaatagaaagattacaaatcataatttctttgttatgagccatccacaatctggttcataacactcccccttggatgccataaccatttagagcttgtaatgtgctttaatattgcctcattaaaaccttaccagaaaaacccaattgggacaaaaccatggtgaaagaaaaagagtacaacacacattactccccctgatttggacattactgaaggtcccttggacctctccaattttctgcaatccgtgggtgatgaagatcttgggcagaatatgcttcgtcctcgaacatgatagttggttcttctttaccatcggccatgtcacaatctgatcgaacatattgagtcatcgacctcaaacacacacacacgaaatcttggatgatgttgctgtgatatgcgtgtaccaccatatgtaaaacataacctgtctggaaacaaatcaacaaaaccaaataacccctctttgggctggttagtataaaataaaccaaaatcaaaggcttcttcatcgtccttcttatggaccaatcagatcagtgtctaaaacaagacttctgcatcgtcaaTCTCAGggctaaatggacttctttatcgtccacttttggactgaatggatcagtgtccaaaacaagtgatctcacgcccatgtactagataatgggtgagactggtccatattaaatctcttgagtacccttttctgtatatactatttgatgcacaaggatttcattgttaatgtactcaagctgtaatcccaaacaaaactttgttttccaagatctttcatctcaaactctttcttgagatattcaactgtttgggaaattgtatccagaggttcctaggatattcagatcatatactttgatgattatcaatattgttctcgagaacttgctgtactttcagctcaataccctctagtactttcattatccagtggaccatataaatatgcagtcactataTCAATTTGCTGCAAgtttaattttctctcttatatagccagacttatgagaaatctaaaagtagttgcatccaccataTGGGAGTATGtatcctcataatctattactggtctttgtgagaatccttgtgcaacatcagctttatatctcacgatttctattcctcacaagacccatttatatccattggttttaacatcatatggcgtcttaatcatatggccaaatacgcctttcttctttaaactatttaaccccacgtttccattcaatccaatctgttctacgagtgtgcactcttatattgacgtgggttcatgatcctcgcttatattcataaattcaagtgctaccttgtttgcaaataaatcatcttatgtagACATttcttattggttccattatgttccagacatgatataatcgattgagattcatttttatcaggaactttaatactttgcagcttggcgtcccaagctacattgtttggtacctgtaccttagagccggccggccttatcttcatatctgggatggtttccttagtaacctcggatttggattttgattatcattctctgcacctttcttttgtttcctgaggatttttatcttttggaacctattgttctaccacgtttcatacgttatctagactctgtagcaacttgactgtgtctcttcttggacatcaaattcgttggtgctttacaagctggtttatatatgacttagtcattctttttcgggtcagaaAATGTGTATGgaatttgattagctagctttgtaaatgtataatctttggacgtctatttcatattctttagtccgaggatcttgccaagacattgatggttgattccattctatttcttttaccgttcttttaccagctttattattttttctcctcctggtgttaaaataatccgtgtacctggcctcaaatataatcacccatatttggctcaaagtactttattattgtgggagaatcatatccaacatatatcctcatcctccttttgaggtcccatcttagttctctgtggtggagcaattaatacatagacagcacatccaaatgtcttatgatggggtatgtctggcttttgacccgttaataattgtgataggggatatctatgctcattaaatggcctgatgcgtgttaacttaggtgcatgtaaatttcgtgtggcccaagctgtgaatgagagttttaacctcataagttatggtctatcaatcagctatttgcgttttaaaagatttcggccaagccgttcttggtatggacatgtatcacagaatttttcacacttacccccatggacataccataatcatttaaacgcttgggacatgtattcaccagtattatctagacatatagtctttattatgaaaaaggaGCTCGTAgtcgttttactggtgatggcctaatgagtttcccttgtgttcatgctacacacgtgagattctttgggataactcttcttatcttttaatgtgtgccttttgaatatcaattttcgcatcatgtttggaccaggatggccaattcggtcgtgccataaagtgtatatttttacAGGATTTTAGCTTCTATCATATTGATCTATGCATAGtataggtcagtagagaatgcaggtatagtctttaggacttattatgacCTTGGgctattttatacatatatctgaagttactatttgtttccttcgcccattgtttcaatatggaaaccattcattcttatatctttaaaactcaataggctgctcttgctcttagagctagGTGAAtacatcactgatttctagatgcatacccttaggcaataatatattagcctagccatagtcttctttcagactggcgatacatgctttagtacttatattggcgtttttcagtgtactcatatagaaaaatcattcattcatttaatctaagcaaacaatgtaatagaaataaattcaaggagataaaaatcaaagaaagtatacaagcaaagcaatcacacaagtttgatgtcgaaatcagattatcaacttgattcttttaggcaatcataagtctcatattccataagatcatcttgatcatgttcgaaattattttcaccatctttatagaccaagtgggtttcaggaatcttccctttcagactctcttttaTAGAGGTCCCAAAAAtatttgggagtccttcatatcttagcccaatggttccccattccacatctatggcacactgatttggtcgagctttgtggtttaaaggatataccacggccactgccttgaccatggctcaaattgggttgatacccacggcctctgccatagtgattcccacggccaaatgtgttatagtggccatggtcacgtcctttccaccctccacggccatggccgtgtggtctatcattctggatgtagttacctttttttttcttatgctgtcttattggtatcaggtaatggggttaatccaggaggtctcaattcactttTTCTCATCAGTGATCCATTATTTTGCTctgctagcaatagactcatccacggacttatagtcctggattctgggattcctccaatcaaatagggcctttggtaataacactgttctttggtgatcatatctcgatttttaactatgtccaaaggtctagaggattctctatagtcagatactgatctttgaaaCTATTAATAAGATGAtagctaataattaatattgccctgTATCAATCTTCCTCATTTGGCATTATCGCCTTTTGTGATTCATTCACCAAGtcctttgactttaggataaactCAGTATCCAGTGCCCATTTCAAATAATATCTcctgagagatttagggcagcaaaatccaagttgctTTTCGATgtttcaaatcatatatcaatcaattttagatctcataaaatatttaacatacggCCATAAACAAGACATGCTATCAAGTCAATACATTTCTAATAAGCaaacaagccacacggccaaaGGTGATATAATGCAATAAGGCCATACGGCCAAAGTGATATATGATGCATAATAAGTCACACAAATTTATCAAGCAAAGGTATCGACCAAACAAGcaatttctatatgttttcaAGTGGCCATATGGTTATAATGCAAACCTAGCATACTGATTCTATATGTACAGTAGTGAAATTATGGAACctcaatttaaaacaatcagatcatgcaaaggtgataataatcagatcatgCGCATAACATAAACATGTTGGTCAGGATGATATATGATGCAAACTGGCCACACGGCCAAGTAGATATGATGCACTCAATCTTAGCAATCGGATTCTATATGTGCAATggtaatattaaaacattcaatcaaGGTTTAGCAATTAATCAATCAGTTTCAGGTATGAGATTTAGCTAGACTAACAATCAGATTCAATTAggttttatcaagactagcaattgGATCAATAATCAAACGGATTCAAGCATTACAcaatttagggtttcgatccaaaaataggatttcaatcataaaaaaaaaaaacacaatcagtttcaaggctgattctattaattttattaatcagtttcaaggctgatatttatcagtttcaaggctgatattAGCAAGATGGAATCAAGCAATCTGATTTTAGGAATAcgcaaattagggtttagggtttcaattcgaaattagggttttatcaatcaatcagttTCTAGCAAATAATCTTAAACCCCAGAACAGTTGATTATATCATGAAACTATCAGCCTAGTATAATATAAaacctcaaaacattcaatTCGGATTATGCAATACACATAttctattttagggtttatcaattcgaattagggtttatattataacagattctaacatgcaatattaaacctcaaatcattcaatcaggttataaaatatatcaatccTAACTCACACGGATTTAAACCTCAAAGaaacattcaatcaatcaaataaaacaatccatgcacacgtaatttagggtttacagattttagggtttcacttTGAACATTAGTTCATTCGATTCTTGGTTCTTAGAGTTTAGGTATACCTTAAACCTTTGatgggttgaatggaccaccaagAGAATGAGCTTACGTGGACTGGTACAAACTGGAACCTTACGCGAACTGGTCCAAACTGTTTCCTTGCAGTCCGCGAGTTAGCTTAGTTTGAGCTGATCGGGATCGTTGGTACGCGAGCTGGTACTTGCAATCAAAGAACTCGTAGATCTGGAACAGTTTGATCACGGACTGGAACAGGCTGATCGTACAATCTGGAATAGTTGAGGCGTACTGAAACTTGCAGAGATCAGTCCACAGATCGATCTTGTTGAGATCAGTGGTTGAATACAGATCAGGGTCATGATCAAAGAGAGGTGATCgatagagattagggttttagcaatggagagagatttagggtttatggtcgatattttagcttagggttttagagatcaatcgtgctgataacgttttataaaagtaatggaaaagtctatctttattcataacatagaggttccttatataggagattacaccgtcatagataaatggaaagattacaaatcataatctcttggttatgagccatccacaatctgatTCATAACAACattataattctctacaaaaaaaagagtgaGAAGGAATAAAGAGGAAAAAATATTCTTGGTAATCTTTTTAAGAAACGTTAAGGAATGTAGTGTTTCTCTTCGTTTCATTGGTTACCATTCAAACCCATTGAGTTTTATAAAGAGACACCTGTCATTGTTTACCCTTTGCTCTTGGATGATGCGGCAAtaggagaaagaaagaaaattctCATTGTTATTAtagatagattttttaatttttccagTTCCCGAGTGAGTGAGTTACGAGGAACACGTTTGTTGTTTTTTCTCCACAAGAGAATGGAGTTTACCTTAGCGACATCTAGTTTCATGGGTACCAAAGTGATCCCCGCCACTCTGTTTTGCAGACGAGCTCGAGCAGCGTCTCTCACCGTCACCGCAAGTAGCACTAAGATTTACACGAGGCTCGACTCTTGTCTCGTGATTCCTCCTCCCCCCAATTTTAAGAAACCGCGTGCCATTATCAAGTTCTTGGGAGGCGCCTTCGTCGGAGCTGTCCCTGAACTCACCTACAGGTTCTTTTATCCTTTATGCCTTGATGGATGGATTTATTGGTTTAGATATCTTGAGAAAACTGGAAGATGTTATTTTGTGATCTCTAGTTACCTCAAGGAGCTACTGGCTAAAGAAGGGTATTTGATTGTATCTGTGCCATACAACGTCACTTTTGATCATGAACAAGCTGCCAAGCAGGTTTACCAGAGGTTCAACTCCTGCTTGGACGCGATTGTCTTATCTGGAGTTCCAAATGCCAATTTGAACCCTCAAGATCTATCTAACCTTCCTGTTTTCTCTGTTGGTCACAGGTTCTCTTCTTGTCTCCTCAGCTAAATCTGTTCACTTCATCCTTATGTTTTGTTTCTCAATCTTATGATTTCTCTGTGCTCTGAATGCTGACAGTAACGGTGCGCTGCTCCAAGTTTTGACCGGAAGTTATTTTTCTGACAAGATACCAAAGGTTTGGTTTCTCGTGAACTAATGTCAATAAAATGCTTcgtctttatttataactaagtAAGTGAAGAAAAAGTGATATCTCTTGTTAAAGGTTAATGCCATCATTTCATTCAACAACAAATCAGCCACAGAGGCAGTTCCATATTTTGAGCAGGTAATATTACTCATTGGTTGTTACCTTATGATTAGTCTTCTAAGCTTTACTTATTGTTATAACCTGAGCTACAATAGAGTCGAAGCTCCACGTGTTCACTTAAGAAATAAGACTAGCAGTGCTTGTATCTTAGATTGCCTATGTTGCCTTTGCAGCTTGGTCCTCTCATCCAGCAGATGATGCCAGTCGTGGAAGCTTCTCCATTATATGAAATAGCTCGAAATGCTTCAGGTGTTGCTACCAAACGCTACAAGCTCTAATGCAGATCTTCTCTCAGTTAACCCAACCCATTCATTAGTAGAAACAATGTTTTTAGTCTTTCTTGCCTGTTAAGTCTTAGCATAGGATAAGTGAACCTTTCTAGGATGTGATTTCATGCTGAGATGAGACTTGTTATCACCTTTCAGGTGATGGCTTGAAAGCACTACTCGATACCGCTGGGAAAACGATTCTGAACAATGATCAAGAAGCTCTCAAGTCATTTACTAATTTGGTGGATCAATTGCCCTCAGTATTTGGTGAGGTATTTCTTTACCCTAGTAGTATCCAAGGTTGTTAGAATGATTTATGTTGTTCCTTTGTAATTGACCAAGCCATAAGagaacttaaattttttttttgctcttttgTCTTGTTGTTCTATCAAAAGGTTGGACAAGGGGTGTCGGAATTCAGACCATCACCACTTGAGAATCGTACTTGCTTCAAATGCTCCTACAGCGTTCCGCACACTTTACTGGTAATGCGCACACACAcagatatttgtttttgttttcttgcatTGATTTTTAGTAGAAATGAAGTCTCTGCGTGATTCATATGGTCTCAGGTACAATTCAACTCTGATGCAATCGACGAGACTGATTTACTGGAAGAAACCCTGAGGCCTCGGATAGAATCTTTTGGTGGTACACTTGAAAAGGTTCGGCTGAACGGGAACCATCTCACACCTTGCATACAGGTATAAAAACAGAGCAAGTTTAGAGCTAGTAACATCATTGCTCTGTTTCTTGTTCGGTCTGTTAACAGTGTGTTGTCTCCAGGACCCCAAATGGCAAATTGGGTCTGTTTACACGCCAGCAGACGCTGTGGCTCAGGCGCTAAAGACAATACCTCTGAGGGACACCCGTGTTCTTTCAAGGACAATCGTCGATTGGTTTACAAGGTTTGAGAATTGAGCCAACCTCGTGTATTGTTAAGAAATggtaaaaatatgtatatacatgAGTCATGGTATTACAAATATCTTTATTGTTATTGTCGAGTCAACGCAAAATATGGGATACAAGTCTTGTTTATGATTGCTGTATCATTGGATttgcaataaaatatttatgtgtatattttgataaatgacATAGATAGGTCATATATATTCGCTGATTTTCCGTGGAAGAAGGTTTGTCGAGTTGCAAAAATGTTGTAATTTGAAAGTTGCATTGCAAAATGCATCTGCTTTTCCCAGTTCAGTTCCAGTCAAAGGTCCGAATTTTACAGCCTCTTCCCTAGTCTGGCTCCAAAACAAGAATCGATCTCGAGGAAAGTCAGTTGCGAAGACAATGGCAATCAGAGTAGACGTTGTTTCATGAATATTAAACCTCCTGGTGAAGTTAATTTTGtgtatgtataaataaaatgatcaaatatataaaaaaattatcgataatatatacaaagaaATTCACCATGCGCCTTGGTTTTATTCTAGTCTATTAATATAAAGAACACTAGATTAAGATTCGTGCCTTGtgcgggataaacattatatatataaattattttatgtattatatgttcttacatattatgaaataataaatatatattgaataattaaatgtcagtaactattacatatataattaaattggtgcgaacgtataaatcaattttattaatccaaacaatttttttaaaaaaaattgataggatatgtaattaaatctaaatgatattaacatacatagtatatttttaatattaatgtctattaaatgatgcttctactcatatgtttttttgatcatgtgtatctttaatagcaaaaactttaaattactgataacaaaattttcattgtgggattaataattttagtaattgataattaaaaaaaatgtatcaatgctagttcaaaacttttatcaaaaacatttattcaaaataaattttcaaactaaaatatttatttattcaatatggtttataatttaattagaatgatatatatacatatatattttaaatcttaattattaatttaattagacttttacttatatgattttgtaatcatttgtattttgtcataacaaaaattttaaaccatggatcgcaaaatttgaatgtgagacttttaacagttttagtaatttatagtcatttttaaaaattgaaaatataacatatacagaaaaatctaattttttataatatggttattgtgattttttttaaatttttttttaatagtttaaaattaaacaaatttgatagaagatacattatttttttatcagatctttattattcaaaatcattaattgtcatatatactttactcacattaggcaattccgtaatctttatttaaggaaataataaatgacattaataatgaatttatgattattttaataaaaaacttattatataattagatgaaccaacatatttttttgataattctaagaatcatcttagtgatgacacgtgggttcaaaaagaagttgtaatgtttcacaaataatatatcggggatttttctctcttcctgTTGCTGCCACATCAATAATCACTCCTCTCAGATTGACATGTGTcctatttttttattctcttcATTACTCTTATTTGTGGACTTAACAATTGAACTAAATGGGCTTACGAATTGAATGTTATCTATCTGACTGGTCAaacccattatttttttttgtaacacggTCAAACCCATTATCTGAACTCCGTAAACTACCTTTCCTCTTCGTCTTCAACAATTACTTCGCTTTCTAGGGTTCATGGTGTTTTCAGCTCATGTTCATAATCCGACCATGGAGTTTCTGGAAGGTGATGGGACTTTTAACGGTGAATATCTAGAGTGAATTGTTGTTCGTGTCGTTTGGATTTACGCCGGGTAAGGGGAATTGATGTTCGTGTCATGAATGACCATCTTAACTCCTTCATTCCACTTACGATTCCTCATTCAATTCACTGCATCTCCCTTGACTCTCAGTCGTTGAATCTCTATGTATAAAAAGGTGAGCCTTCATCCCCAGAACATCACCCTTTCATTCCTTACAACCCAAAAAACTTCCGTAGAGCAAAATGGCGAACTCATCTGTCCTCCTTGCTGACAATCAAAACACATAAGAGGTAACCTTCatttctctctctttatatgTATGTTTATATGTATGTGTATATTTCTCAGTACATTGTCTTAGAAATAAGCTTATTTGTTTTGTTGGAGCAGTTGATTTGTTGCAGACCTTGCGGGGAATGGTA
The window above is part of the Brassica napus cultivar Da-Ae chromosome C3, Da-Ae, whole genome shotgun sequence genome. Proteins encoded here:
- the LOC106406111 gene encoding uncharacterized protein LOC106406111 isoform X1; translated protein: MEFTLATSSFMGTKVIPATLFCRRARAASLTVTASSTKIYTRLDSCLVIPPPPNFKKPRAIIKFLGGAFVGAVPELTYSYLKELLAKEGYLIVSVPYNVTFDHEQAAKQVYQRFNSCLDAIVLSGVPNANLNPQDLSNLPVFSVGHSNGALLQVLTGSYFSDKIPKVNAIISFNNKSATEAVPYFEQLGPLIQQMMPVVEASPLYEIARNASGDGLKALLDTAGKTILNNDQEALKSFTNLVDQLPSVFGEVGQGVSEFRPSPLENRTCFKCSYSVPHTLLVQFNSDAIDETDLLEETLRPRIESFGGTLEKVRLNGNHLTPCIQDPKWQIGSVYTPADAVAQALKTIPLRDTRVLSRTIVDWFTRFEN
- the LOC106406111 gene encoding uncharacterized protein LOC106406111 isoform X2 — protein: MEFTLATSSFMGTKVIPATLFCRRARAASLTVTASSTKIYTRLDSCLVIPPPPNFKKPRAIIKFLGGAFVGAVPELTYSYLKELLAKEGYLIVSVPYNVTFDHEQAAKQVYQSNGALLQVLTGSYFSDKIPKVNAIISFNNKSATEAVPYFEQLGPLIQQMMPVVEASPLYEIARNASGDGLKALLDTAGKTILNNDQEALKSFTNLVDQLPSVFGEVGQGVSEFRPSPLENRTCFKCSYSVPHTLLVQFNSDAIDETDLLEETLRPRIESFGGTLEKVRLNGNHLTPCIQDPKWQIGSVYTPADAVAQALKTIPLRDTRVLSRTIVDWFTRFEN